TAAAGATAAAGACTTTGAACTAAGTTACTTAGAACTTTATGCAATTAGCCCAGAAGAATTAAATTTTAATACTACGATTGATATAGATGTTCAATTTGTTACGCAAGATAACATAGAAGATTATTTGAGTATTCATCAAGTTTTTGCCAAACCTTTTGGCGATGATTACCTTCAACAAAGCACTGAAATCATTCGGGATCAATTTGTTGATGATAATAAAGATAGAATTATTGCATATAAAGGTACGATTCCAGTTGGTATTATGGACTTAATCAAAAGTGAGGATACGATAGAGATTGATGGTTTTGGTGTTTTACCAGATTTTCAACGACAAGGTATAGGCGAAGTTATGCAAAGTTTTGTTGCCACAGTTGCTAATAATAGAACGATAATATTAGTGGCTGACGGCGAAGATACTGCAAAAGATATGTATTTAAAACAAGGCTATGTCTACATAAGTTATAGTTACAACGTGCTTAAAGAACACATAAATTAAAGAAAAGCTGTTAATACTTCTATCAATAGAAGTATTAACAGCTTTTTATGCGTTCGGGATGACTGTATACATTAAAGTTGCCATCACGTATAAAACCTATAGCAGTTATATTTAAATCGTCAGCTAATTGGACGGCTAAAGTAGTTGGAGCAGATTTTGACAAAATAACTCCAACTCCGATTTTAGCAGCTTTTATTAATATTTCTGACGATATTCTACCACTAAAAATCAGTACTTTATCGCGTACTGGAATATGATTTTTAATACAATAGCCATATAATTTATCTAACGCATTATGTCTACCAATATCTTGTCTATGTTCAAAGAAATCTTGGCCGTCACTGATTGCGCCATTGTGCAAACCACCTGTTTGTTTAAATAGGGCACTGGCGTTTTGAAGTTGAGACATCATCGAAAGAATTTGTTCAGGATTTAACGTAATTTTAGACATTGATGTTTTAGCTATCGCAGCATCATTTTGAAAATAAAACTCTCTACTTTTACCACAACAAGATGCAATCATACGCTTTGTAGAATATTGAAATCTGGTACCTAGTTGTTTTGTTAATTCTACATGAGCAAATCCTTTACTATCGTCAATTTGTAATGATTTTAACTCATTATATTTTAAGATGGCACCTTCAGACGCTAGAAATCCTAAAGTTAATTCTTCCATATTATTTGGGCTACAAATAACTGTAGCAAATTCTTCACCATTGACCATTATCGTTAATGGAAATTCTGTGACGTAACTATCTTGCGTATTTACTAATTCACCATTTTCATAGCGTACAATAGGTTGGTCTTTTAAAACATCCTCATTCATGTGACCCAACTCCTTTTTATCTTAATTATTATTTTATCGTACATTTCAAACTAGATAAATGATTAGGTGTTAGCTAAGAAAATAAAAATATGTTGTAACATCATGTGAGTAAACTATAATAGAAGTAAATAAGTAAACATAAGTAAACAAAGTGAGGTTCTAAAATGGCAAGTATTAGAGATATAGCGCGTGAGGCAAATGTAAGCCCCGGTACTGTTTCACGCGTATTAAATAATGATCCAACTATCTCTGTAGCTCAAAACACTAGAGAAAGAATTTTTTCAATTGCTGAAAAACTACGCTATGAAAAAGTGACACGCACAAATAAAAGTATTCAATTAATTACGTATGCATCAAAAGAACGTGAAATGTCTGATCCATATTATCGCGAGATACGTTTAGCTATAGAGGCAGAGGTAAAACGATTAAAGCTGTCATTGAAAAAAACGATACGTATCGATGGCACAACGCAAACGCTTGATGAGCAAAAGATTGCTAAATCCGGTGCCTTAATAGTAATAGGTAACTTCTCAGTTGAAGCTTTGGAACAACTATATGCAATTAATCCCAATTTAGTCGTTATTAATAATCCACAAACGCCACAATATATAGATGCTGTGTATTCTAATATCGAAGATGCAATGCACAATTTATTAACTAAAATACAAAGTACAGGTCATTCAATTATTGGTTATATGGGCGGACTACATACAACAAGAGATTTAGCAGGAAATGCTACTATGAGTGAGAATGACCCAAGATATAAAGTGTATAAAAAATGGTGCGACGATAATAATATTGAACAACAAGCATACTTATGTGGTTGGAATAAAGAACAGAGTGCTGAGCAATTAAAATCCTTAATAGAGAAGGACCAATTACCAGAAGTATTTATTGCTGGAAACGATATGGTAGCCATTGGTATTATTCAGCAATTATTACAACATGGCATACAATTACCCGATGATATTAAACTGATTAGTTTTAATGATTTAGAAGTAATTCAATACGTAACACCAAGCATTAGTAGCGTGCATATTGCCATTGATGAATTTGGTCGTAGTGCAGTGAAAATGGCTGAAGAAAGAATTCATAATTTAAGATCTGTTGCTCAACATATTGTTGTCGAAGCAAGATTAATAGAACGAACAACATTTAAAACACAATGATAAAATATTGACAGGTTAATAAGTAAACAAGTAAACTTTAATTGTGTTTACTATTCGTAATTTAAAAAATTAAGGGGTGGGAGAAATGTTAGAATCTATAAAGACTAAGTTTGCAACAATTTTTGACTCTGAACCGACACATTATGCATTTGCTCCGGGAAGAATTAATCTTATTGGCGAGCATACTGATTATAATGGAGGATATGTATTTCCAGCAGCAATAGAATTAGGAACTTATGGTTTAGCACGTAAACGTGAAGATAATAAAATTAATGTTTACTCTTTGAATTTTGAAGAAAAAGGAATTATTTCTTTTGACTTAAATAACCTAGCTTATGATGAAAATCATGATTGGGCTAACTATGTAAAAGGCGTTATTAAATATTTAGTAGCTTCATTTCCGTCTATTAATCAAGGCTTTGACATTGTATACGAAGGCAATATACCTAATGGTGCAAGTTTATCATCATCCGCTTCAATAGAACTTGTCAGTGGTTGGCTTATTAAAAGTTTATTTGATCTTGAGCTTGATAGATTAACTTTAGTGAAAATTGGACAAAAAGTTGAGAATAACTATATTGGTGTTAATTCTGGAATTATGGATCAATTTGTAATTGGTCTAGGTAAAAGTGAACACGCCATATTACTTGATACAGGTACTTTAAAATATGATTATGTACCGGCTTATTTTGGAGACTATGTTATTTCAATTATGAACACTAATAAGCGTCGTTCATTAACGGAGTCTAAATATAACGAGCGTCGTGCCGAGTGTGAAGCAGCATTAGCATCGTTACAACAAGAACTTACGATTGAACATTTATGTGATATTGATGTAGCTACATTTGAGCGTTATCAATATTTAATAGACAATGCTACTAATCTGAAGAGGGCGCGTCATGCGATTAGCGAAAATGAAAGAACAAAACAAGCACATGAGATGTTGTCGAACAATCAATTTACTGCATTTGGTCAACTGCTAAATGACTCGCATGAATCATTGAAAAATGATTATGAAGTGACAGGGTTAGAATTAGACACGTTAGCTGAAACTGCACAATCTATTGATGGCGTTTTAGGTGCAAGAATGACTGGCGCAGGTTTTGCAGGTTGTGCCATTGCTTTAGTACATAAAGATAGTGTTAAAGCGCTAGAACAAGAAGTTACTGCAACTTATACAGAGAAAATTGGTTATGCACCATCGTTTTATCATGTGAATATCAGTGATGGCGTTAAAAGTTTAAATTAATTTATTAGTGAGAGGAAGATTAATATGTCAGTACTAGTACTAGGCGGAGCAGGCTATATTGGTAGCCATTGTGTACATCAACTTATAGAAAAAGGCTATGATGTTGTCGTTATCGATAATTTAGGTACAGGACATAAAGCATCGGTTAATGTGCAGGCTCGATTTTATGAAGGCGATATTAGAGACAAAGCATTTTTAGATGAAGTGTTTAATAAAGAAAATATCGAGGGCGTGTTCCATTTTTGTGCTTACTCATTAGTTGGAGAATCTGTCGAAAAACCACTAACTTATTTCAATAATAATATTCATGGATTACAAACATTATTAGAGGTTATGTACGATCATAATGTGAATAAAATCATTTTTTCATCAACTGCAGCAGTGTACGGAGAACCAAATTCAATTCCTATTAAAGAAGATGATACGACTAATCCTACTAGCCCTTATGGGGAAAGTAAGTTAGTTATGGAGAAAATGATGCGTTGGTGTCATGAAGCGTATGGTATTAATTTTGCGGCATTACGTTACTTTAATGTGGCAGGTGCTAATCCAGATGGCACTATTGGTGAAGACCATAGACCCGAAACGCATTTAATACCTATCGTTTTACAAGTTGCTCTCGGACAACGTGATAATTTAACAGTATTTGGCGATGATTACAATACGCCAGATGGGTCATGTATTAGAGATTATTTACACGTTGAAGATTTAATAGCAGCACATATTCTTGCTTTTGATTATTTGAAAAATGGCGGTGCTTCAGGCGCATTTAATTTAGGCAGCAGTCAAGGATATTCAGTATTTGAAATATTAGAAGCGGCGCGTGAGGTAACAGGAGAAGAGATTAAAGCTGAAGTCGGTAAAAGAAGAGCAGGCGATCCAGGTACATTAGTTGCATCAAGTGATAAAGCTAAATCATTGTTAGGTTGGATTCCACAACATGACGATATTAAAGAAATCATACAAGATGCATGGAAATGGCATCAATCTCACCCACATGGCTACAAACAGGAAGAAGGTTAAGCAATGTTACTTAATAAACAACTTGTAAATCAGTTTATACAGTACACTGTGGATATGGGCGAATTTGATACATTAGATGCTATTTATGTTCAAAATAGACTCATCGCTATACTTGGTGCTAAAGGTATTGAGGATGAAAAAACAATAGATTCGATATCGGCGATGACGCCAAACGATATCGCACAAATATGGATTGAGGAAGCGGTTAAAGCAGGGACTATCGAAGGTGAACTCTACAATAGAGAAATAATAGAGGCCCAAATACTTGATTTAATAACGCCTAAACCTTCAACTATAAATAATTATTTTTGGCAACAGCATAAAGAAAATCCAAAGCTTGCAACGGATTATTTTTATGAGTTATCTAAGCGTAATCATTATGTTAAAGAGGACGCTATCGCTAAAAACATTAGTTATAATGTTGCAACCGACTACGGCGATATAGAAATAACAATAAATTTATCAAAACCAGAAAAAGACGGTAAACAGATAGCTAAAGAAAAAAATGCAACTGCAAGCGCCTATCCGCAATGTGCACTATGTTTTGAAAACGAAGGATATATTGGGAGTGTATTACAAGCAGCGAGAACAAATCATCGTATTATCCGTATGAATTTAGCAGGCCATGAATGGGGCTTCCAATATTCACCATATGCTTACTTTAATGAACATAGCATCGTATTATCAGGTACACATGAACCAATGGAAATTAATCAACAAACATTTGTAAATTTAGTGGAATTTGTTCAACAATTTCCCCATTACTTTATAGGTTCTAATGCTGATATTCCGATTGTAGGAGGCTCAATTTTATCGCACAATCATTATCAAGCTGGACGACATGAATTTCCAATGGATAGAGCCACAACTAAAGAAACTTTTAAGTTAACATCATTTCCGGATATTGAAGCAACGACATTAAAATGGCCGATGAGTGTTATTAGATTGAAAAGTAAAAATAGCGAACAATTAATTAAAGCTGCTACCTATGTAATGGATAAATGGAATAATTATTCAGACAGTAGTGTCGATATAAAAGCCTATAGTGACGATGGCACAAGACATCATACTGTAACACCGATAGTACGTTTTAACAATGATCAATATGAAATTGATATTGTGTTACGTGACAATCAAACGTCGAATGAATATCCTGACGGTATTTTTCACCCTCATCAAGATGTACAACATATTAAAAAAGAAAATATTGGGTTAATCGAAGTGATGGGCACGGCAATTTTACCTGGAAGATTAAAAAATGAACTTGCCGATGTAAAAAATTATTTACTTGGAAAATCTGTTAATGATTTAGGACCTCATAAACAATGGGCAGAAACGATGGCTCAAAATTATAACATTGATAATGACAACGTGGATGACATTATAGACAGAGAAGTAGGACTTAAATTTAAAAGAGTATTAGCAGACGCAGGTGTATTTAAAGATAACGAACAAGGCAATAATGCATTTAAACAATTTTTAAACGTACTTTAAAATGGATGATGAATTCATCCTTTTTTTTTATATTTCACAAGTCTATAATAAAACTAAATAGGGGGTAATAAAATGAATATAAAAAAATTATTAGTTGGTATCACTACTGCGAGTGTAGTGTTAGCGGGTTGTTCGAATTCTGGAAGTGACCACAAAAGCAAAGAAAGTTCTAAAAAAGATTCAAATAAAAAGCAACATATTACAGTTTCTGCAGCAGCAAGTTTAACTGACGTGAACAAAGATTTAGCTAAAGAATTTAAGAAAGACCATAAAAACACTAAGATTTCATTTAATTATGGTGGTTCTGGTGCGTTAAGACAACAAATTGAAAAAGGTGCACCAAGTGACGTTATGATGTCTGCCAATACAAAAGATGTTGATATGTTAGTAAAAGATAAGAAAGCAAAGAATACATATAATTATGCACAAAATAAACTAGTGCTTATCGGTGATAAAGACAGTAACTACAAATCAGTAAAAGATATTAAAAAAGGCGATAAATTAGCTATAGGCGAGACTAAGTCCGTGCCTGCAGGTAAATATGCCGAACAATATTTAAAAGATCAGAAGTTATATGACGATGTTAAATCAAACTTGGTATATGCTAAAGATGTTCGCCAAGTATTGAACTACGTAGAAAAAGGTAATGCGCAATTAGGTTATGTTTATAAAACGGATTTAGCACAAAGCCAAAAAAATGGAAACAATAAAGTTAAAGAAATCAATGCAGCTAAGCTGAAAAAACCAATTACTTACAAAGCAGCAACGACTTCAAATAAAAAAGCAGCAAAAGAATGGGTAGACTTCTTGAAAACGAAAGATGCTAAAAAAATCATGAAAAAATATAAATTTGAAGAATAGTAATTGAAGGAGGTAGGACGATGGTCGATTTAACACCATTTTGGATTTCAATTAAAGTAGCAGTCATTAGTACGATCATCGTTTTCTTCATAGGTATCATAGTTGCAAGATGGTTGTATAGTAGACATGGTATAATCGCTAGGTTATTGGAAAGTATTGTTGTGCTACCTATTGTGTTACCGCCGACGGTTATGGGTTTTATATTGCTTATAATCTTTTCACCTAAAAGTCCTGTCGGTCAGTTTTTTAGTCATGTATTACACATACCTGTCGTGTTTACTATGACAGGTGCAATCATTGCCTCTATTATTGTAAGCTTCCCATTAATGTATCAACATACAGTCCAAGGTTTTAGAGGTATTGATAAAAAGATGTTGAATACTGCGCGTACGATGGGAGCAAGTGAAAATAAAATTTTTACACAACTCATCTTACCTTTATCAAAGCGTTCTATCTTATCTGGTGTAATGATGAGTTTTGCGAGAGGTATTGGCGAATTCGGTGCTACTTTGATGGTAGCTGGGTACATTCCAAATAAGACAAATACGTTGCCATTAGAAATTTATTTCTTAGTGGAACAAGGTAAAGAAAATCAAGCTTGGTTATGGGTGCTTGTGTTAGTTGCTTTCGCAATAACGATAATCGGCACAATCAATGTCTTGAACAAAGAACGTTATTTGGAGGGTGATTAGATGCTTACTATTAAATTAAAACATCAGCTAAAAGACACTCCAATAACAATTGATATTAATGATCAAAAACCTAAAATATATGCTTTAAGAGGCCCGTCTGGCATAGGTAAAACAACCGTATTAAATATGATTGCAGGTTTAAGACAACCTAACGAAGCATTTATTAAAGTGAATAATAACGTGTTAACAGATACTGAAACTAATGTGAATGTTAAAATTCAGCAACGTAATATAGGTTATTTATTTCAAGATTATCAATTATTTCCTAATATGAATGTCTTGAAAAATATAACCTTTATGACTCCATATTCGAGACATATCGAAGACTTAATGTCAGAACTGAATATAACGCATTTAGTTGAGCAATATCCGTATACATTATCTGGTGGTGAGTCTCAACGTGTGGCATTAGCACGTACACTGAGTACAAAACCAGATTTAATATTGTTAGATGAACCATTCTCTAGTTTAGATGATTATACTAAAGATGAAAGTATAAAAATCGTCAACAATGTGTTTGAAGAATGGCAAATACCTATAATATTCGTGACACATTCAAATTATGAAGCAGAACAATTAGCGCATGAAATTATTACATTTGGTAATTAAGCGCATTGCATAAACAAATATAAATCCCTTTACTTATTATCGAGTGAAGGGATTTTTAGGATTATTTATTGTGTTCTGATTTTAATACGTTGTTGATCGCAGCCACCATTTTTTTGGCTTTGGAATAATTGATATACCACATAAAGAAATAAATGATGTTAAAAATAAACGTAAACATTAAAATAGCGGAGATATATAATGGATACCAACCAAACAAAATAGCTATCGGTAAAAATTTAAGTCTATTTGAACACGGATAAATATATTGCACAATAATATATAGATGAATGGAGTTATTTATTAGATGAACGGTATTGATTTACTTATAAAATTCAGGTTCAATACGACTTTTAACCATTTTAAAATGATTGTGACTCACCATAGATAGATTTATAATGGATGTAATGTATTTAAGAGAGGACAATTACAGTGGATAATAATCGTTATTCAAGACAAATACTATTCAAAGGTATCGGTCAAGAGGGACAAACTTTAATAGCACAGGCCCACGTCACTATTGTAGGTATGGGGGCTTTAGGATCACATCTTGCCGAAGGTTTAGTAAGAGCGGGTATTGGTGAATTAACAATAGTAGATAGAGATTATATAGAAGAAAGTAATTTACAGCGACAAACGTTGTATTCTGCAAATGATGCGGTTGAAGCGTTACCTAAAGTTATCGCAGCAGAACAAGCATTGCATGCTATTAATAAGGACGTAACGATTAACACATTTATTGAACAAGTTGATTATGCATTTTTAGAAGAACATAGTCGTGAAGTAAATTTAATTTTAGATGCTACTGATAATTTTGACACTAGAATGTTAATCAATGATTTTGCCTTTAAAAATAATATTCCTTGGATATACGGTGGTGTCGTACAAAGCACTTATGTTGAAGTGCCATTTATATCAGGGGAGACACCTTGCTTTAACTGCTTATTACCACAACTTCCTGCGATTAATTTAACATGTGATACGGTAGGCGTAATTCAACCTGCAGTCACAATGACGACGAGTTTACAACTGAGGGATGCACTTAAAATTATTACGGGTAATGATGTTCCAGCAAAGTATACCTATGGAGATATTTGGAATGGAGAACATCACGTGTTTGGTTTTAGTCGTATGTCTGATAATGGTTGTCATACATGTGGCGCAAAACCGACGTTTCCACATTTAAATAAGCAAGCACATGAGTATGCTTCATTATGTGGTAGGGATACGGTGCAATATCAAAATAAACATATTTCCCAGGAAATGTTAGTAAACTTTTTAGTAAAAAATAATATTGATTATAAATCAAACGATTATCTTATTATGTTTCGTTATGATGGGTATCGCTTAGTCAATTTTCAAGACGGCAGATTTCTGATTCATAATATGTCACAAGCGAGTGAAGCGGCAAAACTGATGAATAAATTATTTGGATAAAATGGGGGCGTAGTTATGCATAGTGATATTAAATTAACACGTAAAATACAAAGTGCAGTGTTGACGATTTCTGATACGAGAGATTATAAGACGGATAAAAGTGGTCAATTGATTAAGTCTTTACTTGCAGAAGAAAATGTTGAAGTTAGAGACGAAGCTTACAAAATTGTCAAAGATGAACCACAAGCTATAAAGTCTCAAATTGAAGAATGGTTAAAGTCTGACGTTGACGTCATTATTACTACAGGTGGTACTGGTATATCTCCGCGAGATATTACTATAGAAACAGTGCGACCATTATTTACGAAAGAAATAGAAGGTTTTGGTGAATTGTTTAGGTATTTAAGCTATACCGAAGATGTAGGTACAAAAGCATTATTATCTAGAGCTATTGCAGGTACGGTGAAGGATAAATTAATATTTTGTCTACCAGGTTCTTCCGGCGCAGTGAAATTAGCGTTAAATAAATTAATTAAGCCTGAATTGAATCATTTAGTACATGAATTAACAAAATAATTGGGCATGATGTAACCATTATTATTTAAATATTTACACTGCCCAATATAGATACTATTGTTTACGCGTATAGTCACCTGATTTGCCGCCAGTTTTTGAAGAAAGGTAAGTTTCGCCGATAACCATACCTTTATCTAAAGCTTTTGTCATGTCGTACACGGTTAATGCCACAACAGACGCAGCTGTCAAAGCTTCCATTTCAACACCAGTTTTACCTGTAGTAGAAACTGAAGTTGTAATATTAAGTGTATAATCATCGTCGTTAGTAACCCAGTCAAAACTAACATCGATGCCACTTAAAGGTAAGGGATGGCACATTGGTATGATTGTTGATGTGTTTTTGGCAGCCATGACGCCAGCAATTTGAGCCGTATTAAGCACGTTACCTTTTTGGTTGGTATGTTCCACGATTTGTTGGTAAATATCGGTATTAACAGTAATGCTAGAATGTGCAATAGCAGTACGTTTTGTATCGCTTTTGTCCGACACATCTACCATCTTTGCATTACCTTGTTCATTAATATGTGTGAAATTTGACATAATATACCTCCTAAACAATTCATAGTATAACATGGAGCAAATAAGAAAGGGGATTAAGAATGACAGTAGAAAAAAGAAATCCAATTGCAGTAAAAGAAGCAATAGCGCGAGTGATGAAACAAGACATTACAATGCCTACAATAGAAGTACCTTTGCAACAAAGTTTGGATCATGTGCTAGCGCAAGACATTATAGCGACTTACGATATACCGAGATTCAATAAATCACCTTATGACGGCTTTGCAATTAGGAGTGAGGATTCAGTCGATGCAAGTGGAGAACATCGCGTTGAATTTAAAGTTATTGATCACATTGGCGCTGGTTCAGTTTCTGATAAAAGGTTAGGAACTAACGAGGCAGTTAGAATAATGACAGGTGCTGAATTACCTCAAGGTGCCGATGCCGTAGTTATGTTGGAACAAACAGTAGAAAAAGAAAGTTCATTTACTATTAGAAAGCCATTTGAATCATATGAAAATGTATCGTTAAAAGGCGAAGAGACAACTACTGGTGATATTGTCTTGAAAAAAGGGCAACATCTTAATGCAGGTGGTATCGCTGTTTTAGCTACATATGGTTATCAAGATGTTACTGTTTATAAAAAACCTAGCGTCGCCATTATAGCTACTGGTAGTGAATTGTTGGACGTCAGCGATGAACTTGAACCGGGTAAAATTCGTAATTCAAATGGCCCAATGATACAAGCCTTAGCAACTAAAGTTGGTTTAGAGATAGAAACATATAAAATACAACAAGATGATTTAGCAAGCAGCATTCAAGTAGTTAAAGAAGCCAAAAACAAACATGATATGGTGATTACTACAGGCGGAGTGTCAGTTGGAGATTTTGATTATTTACCTGCGATTTATGAAGCATTAGATGCCAAAGTTTTATTTAATAAAGTTGCAATGCGTCCAGGTAGCGTAACGACTGTGGCTGTAGCAGATAATACTTATTTATTTGGTTTATCTGGCAATCCATCTGCTTGTTTTACGGGTTTTGAATTATTTGTAAAACCTGCCCTTAATAAGATGACAGGTGCGAATGCTTGTTATCCGCAAATTGTTAAAGCGACATTAATGGAAGACTTTACAAAACCAAACCCATTTAGTCGTTTTATCAGAGCAAAAGCAACCTTTACAGGTGGTGAGATGACAGCTGTACCGTCTGGGTTTAATAAATCTGGTGCAGTTGTTGCTATAGCACATAGTAATGCAATGATTATGTTGCCTGGTGGTACGA
The Staphylococcus kloosii genome window above contains:
- a CDS encoding GNAT family N-acetyltransferase, with the protein product MSNVTMRNIYQSGQLKMEDDNKLIYLTPSEPIVYVSNYWIYKQMPSVKQWVNDIETQSTMHKAQGSNHLSFTFPENETPDDQLLKEIKDKDFELSYLELYAISPEELNFNTTIDIDVQFVTQDNIEDYLSIHQVFAKPFGDDYLQQSTEIIRDQFVDDNKDRIIAYKGTIPVGIMDLIKSEDTIEIDGFGVLPDFQRQGIGEVMQSFVATVANNRTIILVADGEDTAKDMYLKQGYVYISYSYNVLKEHIN
- the fdhD gene encoding formate dehydrogenase accessory sulfurtransferase FdhD, which produces MNEDVLKDQPIVRYENGELVNTQDSYVTEFPLTIMVNGEEFATVICSPNNMEELTLGFLASEGAILKYNELKSLQIDDSKGFAHVELTKQLGTRFQYSTKRMIASCCGKSREFYFQNDAAIAKTSMSKITLNPEQILSMMSQLQNASALFKQTGGLHNGAISDGQDFFEHRQDIGRHNALDKLYGYCIKNHIPVRDKVLIFSGRISSEILIKAAKIGVGVILSKSAPTTLAVQLADDLNITAIGFIRDGNFNVYSHPERIKSC
- a CDS encoding LacI family DNA-binding transcriptional regulator; this encodes MASIRDIAREANVSPGTVSRVLNNDPTISVAQNTRERIFSIAEKLRYEKVTRTNKSIQLITYASKEREMSDPYYREIRLAIEAEVKRLKLSLKKTIRIDGTTQTLDEQKIAKSGALIVIGNFSVEALEQLYAINPNLVVINNPQTPQYIDAVYSNIEDAMHNLLTKIQSTGHSIIGYMGGLHTTRDLAGNATMSENDPRYKVYKKWCDDNNIEQQAYLCGWNKEQSAEQLKSLIEKDQLPEVFIAGNDMVAIGIIQQLLQHGIQLPDDIKLISFNDLEVIQYVTPSISSVHIAIDEFGRSAVKMAEERIHNLRSVAQHIVVEARLIERTTFKTQ
- a CDS encoding galactokinase yields the protein MLESIKTKFATIFDSEPTHYAFAPGRINLIGEHTDYNGGYVFPAAIELGTYGLARKREDNKINVYSLNFEEKGIISFDLNNLAYDENHDWANYVKGVIKYLVASFPSINQGFDIVYEGNIPNGASLSSSASIELVSGWLIKSLFDLELDRLTLVKIGQKVENNYIGVNSGIMDQFVIGLGKSEHAILLDTGTLKYDYVPAYFGDYVISIMNTNKRRSLTESKYNERRAECEAALASLQQELTIEHLCDIDVATFERYQYLIDNATNLKRARHAISENERTKQAHEMLSNNQFTAFGQLLNDSHESLKNDYEVTGLELDTLAETAQSIDGVLGARMTGAGFAGCAIALVHKDSVKALEQEVTATYTEKIGYAPSFYHVNISDGVKSLN
- the galE gene encoding UDP-glucose 4-epimerase GalE produces the protein MSVLVLGGAGYIGSHCVHQLIEKGYDVVVIDNLGTGHKASVNVQARFYEGDIRDKAFLDEVFNKENIEGVFHFCAYSLVGESVEKPLTYFNNNIHGLQTLLEVMYDHNVNKIIFSSTAAVYGEPNSIPIKEDDTTNPTSPYGESKLVMEKMMRWCHEAYGINFAALRYFNVAGANPDGTIGEDHRPETHLIPIVLQVALGQRDNLTVFGDDYNTPDGSCIRDYLHVEDLIAAHILAFDYLKNGGASGAFNLGSSQGYSVFEILEAAREVTGEEIKAEVGKRRAGDPGTLVASSDKAKSLLGWIPQHDDIKEIIQDAWKWHQSHPHGYKQEEG
- the galT gene encoding UDP-glucose--hexose-1-phosphate uridylyltransferase produces the protein MLLNKQLVNQFIQYTVDMGEFDTLDAIYVQNRLIAILGAKGIEDEKTIDSISAMTPNDIAQIWIEEAVKAGTIEGELYNREIIEAQILDLITPKPSTINNYFWQQHKENPKLATDYFYELSKRNHYVKEDAIAKNISYNVATDYGDIEITINLSKPEKDGKQIAKEKNATASAYPQCALCFENEGYIGSVLQAARTNHRIIRMNLAGHEWGFQYSPYAYFNEHSIVLSGTHEPMEINQQTFVNLVEFVQQFPHYFIGSNADIPIVGGSILSHNHYQAGRHEFPMDRATTKETFKLTSFPDIEATTLKWPMSVIRLKSKNSEQLIKAATYVMDKWNNYSDSSVDIKAYSDDGTRHHTVTPIVRFNNDQYEIDIVLRDNQTSNEYPDGIFHPHQDVQHIKKENIGLIEVMGTAILPGRLKNELADVKNYLLGKSVNDLGPHKQWAETMAQNYNIDNDNVDDIIDREVGLKFKRVLADAGVFKDNEQGNNAFKQFLNVL
- the modA gene encoding molybdate ABC transporter substrate-binding protein, whose product is MNIKKLLVGITTASVVLAGCSNSGSDHKSKESSKKDSNKKQHITVSAAASLTDVNKDLAKEFKKDHKNTKISFNYGGSGALRQQIEKGAPSDVMMSANTKDVDMLVKDKKAKNTYNYAQNKLVLIGDKDSNYKSVKDIKKGDKLAIGETKSVPAGKYAEQYLKDQKLYDDVKSNLVYAKDVRQVLNYVEKGNAQLGYVYKTDLAQSQKNGNNKVKEINAAKLKKPITYKAATTSNKKAAKEWVDFLKTKDAKKIMKKYKFEE
- the modB gene encoding molybdate ABC transporter permease subunit gives rise to the protein MVDLTPFWISIKVAVISTIIVFFIGIIVARWLYSRHGIIARLLESIVVLPIVLPPTVMGFILLIIFSPKSPVGQFFSHVLHIPVVFTMTGAIIASIIVSFPLMYQHTVQGFRGIDKKMLNTARTMGASENKIFTQLILPLSKRSILSGVMMSFARGIGEFGATLMVAGYIPNKTNTLPLEIYFLVEQGKENQAWLWVLVLVAFAITIIGTINVLNKERYLEGD
- a CDS encoding ATP-binding cassette domain-containing protein, translating into MLTIKLKHQLKDTPITIDINDQKPKIYALRGPSGIGKTTVLNMIAGLRQPNEAFIKVNNNVLTDTETNVNVKIQQRNIGYLFQDYQLFPNMNVLKNITFMTPYSRHIEDLMSELNITHLVEQYPYTLSGGESQRVALARTLSTKPDLILLDEPFSSLDDYTKDESIKIVNNVFEEWQIPIIFVTHSNYEAEQLAHEIITFGN
- a CDS encoding DUF3021 family protein; this encodes MQYIYPCSNRLKFLPIAILFGWYPLYISAILMFTFIFNIIYFFMWYINYSKAKKMVAAINNVLKSEHNK